DNA from Balaenoptera ricei isolate mBalRic1 chromosome 6, mBalRic1.hap2, whole genome shotgun sequence:
GAATCTCACATTTATTTGTCCTGTCTTcttagtctcctccaatctgtAACCAATCTTAGgtctttgagtttttaaaaatctgtcccgACATTTACACGTTGACGAATACTTGCGACTGTTTTGCAGAATGCCTTTTAGTTTTGGTTTATCTGATGTTTTCTTATAATTAGATTGAGGTATACATTTTTTGGCAAGCATGCCACGGAAGCAGCAGTGTGCCCTTCtcagtataaatatatacacatatgtatctaTCTCACACAAGGTCCGTGATGATCCTTATCACTGGGTAATGTTTCTTGGACAACTTGGTTAGGGTGATGTCTGCTATGTTTCTCCATTATAATGTTAtgattttcctctttgtaattaataaggcTCTTGTCTTGTTATTTAAGACGATTTTATGCTTCTGTAAAGTGACAGGCAAGGGTTGGAGCAAGTGCTGTTCACAGAGGGTTGCCGAGTATCCCGTCCTGGTGGGAAGAAGCTGTGCCCTAGAAGATGATGGAGTCATTATTTAAGTGTTTGAATAGATTTTTCTCGATCCATACTGAAATGGATTGCCTGACATTACATTGAAGGATTTTTAAGTCCGACCTCCAGGCGTATCTCATAGTTACTAGCAAAAATGAAAGTGTGAAAtgctttttaatgtatatttaacaACACATAGTCTGGTGATTACTGATGTGTATTCTCTGTGGACTCCCTCTGCTATCAGAGGAGGATGTTAAGAGACAacattttttacacatttattcTATCTAAATCCATCACATGTTTACTTTCTAGATATGTATAGCTGTCATTTATAACAAGATCATAAAAAGTCAAATACGCTAAGTCTAAGTCAAACTTTGAGTCACAGGATTACAATCAATTTTCAGAAAAGTGCAATTACTGTTTTTCCTTACTCTACCTTATGAAATAGGCTACTGGTAAATGACACGAAAGTATAGCCattaaaaaggggggaaaatacAGCATAGCAATGGGGGTATGGGGGGGGTAATGCTACTTTGTTCATCCTTTTGATCCAGAAATCACATAATAGCTCCTATTTAAAGGAATTTACATCACTGAATCCAGTGCTTGtgctgaagaaataaaatttgaaaaatgtactCAATTCCTTTCTATGGTGTCACTGTTTGATAAGGATTaaggtaccatttttttttttttgcatacgcTGGGTTGCACAGCAAGAGTTCACATCTTGTACTAATATATGCTAAATACTTGCATAGTCTATAGGCCATTGTTGTTAAAGTAGCAGTAGTGTAGGCATTTTAGATCACAGAGCCCCAGTGGTctatgttttgtttgctttgacATTATTAAACTCAATCTGTTTCTCTAACTGTGACTCTAATGACTACATTGGCATGGCAGAAAAGTATGCTTTGTGGATCGACTTGTATTAACCGTGCTTGCATGTTGTTTTCTGCTCTCGGTGTTCCATGAGCAGACAGAGCACCTTCGGTTGCACTGAATAATCATGCACAGTCAATAagtttttgtgtttgtctttgtCATTTCTTTGATGTGGCCTCCAGGATGCTGCCGGCAAGGTGCTGGACCGCTGGGCCATCATGTCTCGAGAAGAGGAAATCATCACCCTTCAGCAGTTTCTGCGGTTCGGAGAAACCAAATCCATTGTGGAGCTGATGGCCATTCAGGAGAAAGAGGGGCAGGCCGTAGCTGTACCGTCTTCAAAGACAGACTCAGATATCAGAACTTTCATTGAGAGCAATAATCGCACCAGGAGTCCCAGCCTCCTTGCCCATCTAGAGAACAGCAACCCTTCCAGCATTCATCACTTTGAAAACATCCCCAACAGCCTCGCCTTCCTGCTGCCATTCCAGTACATAAACCCGGTCTCAGCCCCGCTGCTAGGATTGCCTCCGAATGGGCTGCTGTTAGAGCAACCAGGACTGAGGCTGCGGGAACCCAGCCTTTCGACCCAGAATGAATATAACGAGAGCAGTGAATCTGAAGTGTCTCCCACACCCTACAAGAACGACCAGACGCCCAATAGAAACGCCCTGACCAGCATTACTAATGTGGAGCCCAAAACTGAGCCAGCCTGCGTGTCCCCCATTCAGAATTCCGCCCCGGTCAGTGATCTGTCCAAAACCGAACACCCAAAAAGCTCATTCCGGATCCACCGGATGAGAAGGATGGGGTCAGCCTCTAGGAAAGGAAGAGTGTTCTGTAACGCGTGTGGGAAGACGTTCTATGACAAAGGTACTCTCAAAATCCATTATAACGCTGTTCACCTGAAGATCAAACATCGGTGCACCATCGAAGGTTGCAACATGGTCTTTAGCTCCCTCCGAAGCCGTAACCGTCATAGTGCGAACCCTAACCCTCGCCTTCACATGCCTATGTTAAGGAATAACCGAGACAAAGATTTAATTCGGGCCACATCAGGGGCTGCCACCCCCGTCATAGCAAGTACAAAATCAAATCTCACACTCACAAGCCCTGGCCGGCCCCCAATGGGTTTTACCACTCCCCCACTAGACCCCGTCTTACAGAATCCTCTCCCTAGCCAGCTGGTGTTTTCTGGGCTAAAGACTGTCCAACCAGTTCCTCCGTTTTATAGAAGTTTACTCACCCCGGGGGAAATGGTGAGTCCTCCAACCTCCCTCCCAACCAGTCCCATCATTCCAACCAGTGGTACCATAGAGCAGCTCCCCCCATTACCCTCTGAGCCAGCAGCGCCAGTAGTGATGATGGCCACTCATGAGCCCAGTGCCGACCTGGCGCCCAAGAAGAAGCCCAGGAAGTCCAGCATGCCTGTGAAGATCGAGAAGGAAATTATTGATACTGCCGATGAGTTTGACGATGAAGACGACGACCCCAATGATGGCGGAGCTGTGGTCAACGATGGGAGCCATGACAATCACTGCCACTCGCAGGAGGAAATGAGTCCAGGCATGTCTGTGAAGGACTTTTCTAAGCATAGCAGGACCCGGTGCATTTCAAGGACTGAAATAAGAAGGGCCGACAGCATGACTTCCGAGGACCAAGAACCTGAGCGGGACTACGAGAACGAGTCTGAGTCTTCGGAGCCCAAACTCGGTGAGGAATCCATGGAAGGGGATGAGCACATGCACGGCGAGGTGAGCGAGAAAGTCCTGATGAACAGTGAGAGGCCGGACGAGAACCACAGTGAGCCCTCTCACCAGGACGTCATCAAGGTGAAGGAAGAGTTTACAGATCCCACTTATGACATGTTTTACATGAGCCAGTACGGACTGTACAACGGCGGGGGTGCCAGCATGGCAGCCCTGCACGAGAGTTTTACATCATCTCTGAATTACGGCAGCCCTCAAAAGTTCTCCCCGGAAGGTGATCTGTGTTCTAGCCCAGACCCCAAAATCTGTTATGTGTGCAAGAAGAGTTTCAAAAGCTCCTACAGCGTGAAGCTTCACTACAGGAACGTTCACTTGAAAGAGATGCACGTCTGCACGGTGGCTGGCTGCAATGCCGCCTTCCCCTCTCGCCGAAGCAGAGACAGGTCAGTAAATCTCCATTGGCTGctcctgctgggggtggggggtgccagTCATGGTGGacttgaaacattaaaaaatccaGCTTAGATGTTTTTGATGCACTGTAGAGATTGTCCACAGTGATCACGTGACCCCCAAGCTGCCGTGCTCGTGAAGGATTGTTGCAGTCGGTGCTTGTTGTGATTAAGCATGCAGAATCATATGCCATCTTACCCAGTAATGCACGCCATTTTTCTCtgtgctgtgtgtatgtgtgtttccgTGCATCTAGGTGTGAATAAGTTAACTATGTACACAGTTCCCTGCTTCCCCGTGAACCTTCACTTAGAAGCCGCAGCTTCTGTTATatatatttctgctttgccatGTGGCTTTTTAATTAAATCAATATATTATCttcatacacacatatttatccaatatagaaacagaaatttaCGGATGGAAAGAACCATAGGTCCAG
Protein-coding regions in this window:
- the BNC2 gene encoding zinc finger protein basonuclin-2 isoform X4; translation: MAIRCTLVNCTCECFQPGKINLRTCDQCKHGWVAHALDKLSTQHLYHPTQVEIVQSNVVFDISSLMLYGTQAVPVRLKILLDRLFSVLKQEEVLHILHGLGWTLRDYVRGYILQDAAGKVLDRWAIMSREEEIITLQQFLRFGETKSIVELMAIQEKEGQAVAVPSSKTDSDIRTFIESNNRTRSPSLLAHLENSNPSSIHHFENIPNSLAFLLPFQYINPVSAPLLGLPPNGLLLEQPGLRLREPSLSTQNEYNESSESEVSPTPYKNDQTPNRNALTSITNVEPKTEPACVSPIQNSAPVSDLSKTEHPKSSFRIHRMRRMGSASRKGRVFCNACGKTFYDKGTLKIHYNAVHLKIKHRCTIEGCNMVFSSLRSRNRHSANPNPRLHMPMLRNNRDKDLIRATSGAATPVIASTKSNLTLTSPGRPPMGFTTPPLDPVLQNPLPSQLVFSGLKTVQPVPPFYRSLLTPGEMVSPPTSLPTSPIIPTSGTIEQLPPLPSEPAAPVVMMATHEPSADLAPKKKPRKSSMPVKIEKEIIDTADEFDDEDDDPNDGGAVVNDGSHDNHCHSQEEMSPGMSVKDFSKHSRTRCISRTEIRRADSMTSEDQEPERDYENESESSEPKLGEESMEGDEHMHGEVSEKVLMNSERPDENHSEPSHQDVIKVKEEFTDPTYDMFYMSQYGLYNGGGASMAALHESFTSSLNYGSPQKFSPEGDLCSSPDPKICYVCKKSFKSSYSVKLHYRNVHLKEMHVCTVAGCNAAFPSRRSRDRHSANINLHRKLLTKELDDMGLDSSQPSLSKDLRDEFLMKIYGAQHPLGLDVREDASSPAGTEDSHLNGYGRGMAEDYMVLDLSTTSSLQSSSSIHSSRESDAGSDEGILLDDIDGASDSGESAHKAEVPTLAGSLGADVSGSLMFNSLSGSNGGIMCNICHKMYSNKGTLRVHYKTVHLREMHKCKVPGCNMMFSSVRSRNRHSQNPNLHKNIPFTSVD
- the BNC2 gene encoding zinc finger protein basonuclin-2 isoform X2; this encodes MSEEAEVDVRERETQRDREPKRARDLTLRDCCTDNSMQFGTRTTPAEPGFMGTWQNADTNLLFRMSQQAIRCTLVNCTCECFQPGKINLRTCDQCKHGWVAHALDKLSTQHLYHPTQVEIVQSNVVFDISSLMLYGTQAVPVRLKILLDRLFSVLKQEEVLHILHGLGWTLRDYVRGYILQDAAGKVLDRWAIMSREEEIITLQQFLRFGETKSIVELMAIQEKEGQAVAVPSSKTDSDIRTFIESNNRTRSPSLLAHLENSNPSSIHHFENIPNSLAFLLPFQYINPVSAPLLGLPPNGLLLEQPGLRLREPSLSTQNEYNESSESEVSPTPYKNDQTPNRNALTSITNVEPKTEPACVSPIQNSAPVSDLSKTEHPKSSFRIHRMRRMGSASRKGRVFCNACGKTFYDKGTLKIHYNAVHLKIKHRCTIEGCNMVFSSLRSRNRHSANPNPRLHMPMLRNNRDKDLIRATSGAATPVIASTKSNLTLTSPGRPPMGFTTPPLDPVLQNPLPSQLVFSGLKTVQPVPPFYRSLLTPGEMVSPPTSLPTSPIIPTSGTIEQLPPLPSEPAAPVVMMATHEPSADLAPKKKPRKSSMPVKIEKEIIDTADEFDDEDDDPNDGGAVVNDGSHDNHCHSQEEMSPGMSVKDFSKHSRTRCISRTEIRRADSMTSEDQEPERDYENESESSEPKLGEESMEGDEHMHGEVSEKVLMNSERPDENHSEPSHQDVIKVKEEFTDPTYDMFYMSQYGLYNGGGASMAALHESFTSSLNYGSPQKFSPEGDLCSSPDPKICYVCKKSFKSSYSVKLHYRNVHLKEMHVCTVAGCNAAFPSRRSRDRHSANINLHRKLLTKELDDMGLDSSQPSLSKDLRDEFLMKIYGAQHPLGLDVREDASSPAGTEDSHLNGYGRGMAEDYMVLDLSTTSSLQSSSSIHSSRESDAGSDEGILLDDIDGASDSGESAHKAEVPTLAGSLGADVSGSLMFNSLSGSNGGIMCNICHKMYSNKGTLRVHYKTVHLREMHKCKVPGCNMMFSSVRSRNRHSQNPNLHKNIPFTSVD
- the BNC2 gene encoding zinc finger protein basonuclin-2 isoform X1; translated protein: MSEEAEVDVRERETQRDREPKRARDLTLRDCCTDNSMQFGTRTTPAEPGFMGTWQNADTNLLFRMSQQVPVACAGRVLGADFCPNLEEPDQRLEVQAIRCTLVNCTCECFQPGKINLRTCDQCKHGWVAHALDKLSTQHLYHPTQVEIVQSNVVFDISSLMLYGTQAVPVRLKILLDRLFSVLKQEEVLHILHGLGWTLRDYVRGYILQDAAGKVLDRWAIMSREEEIITLQQFLRFGETKSIVELMAIQEKEGQAVAVPSSKTDSDIRTFIESNNRTRSPSLLAHLENSNPSSIHHFENIPNSLAFLLPFQYINPVSAPLLGLPPNGLLLEQPGLRLREPSLSTQNEYNESSESEVSPTPYKNDQTPNRNALTSITNVEPKTEPACVSPIQNSAPVSDLSKTEHPKSSFRIHRMRRMGSASRKGRVFCNACGKTFYDKGTLKIHYNAVHLKIKHRCTIEGCNMVFSSLRSRNRHSANPNPRLHMPMLRNNRDKDLIRATSGAATPVIASTKSNLTLTSPGRPPMGFTTPPLDPVLQNPLPSQLVFSGLKTVQPVPPFYRSLLTPGEMVSPPTSLPTSPIIPTSGTIEQLPPLPSEPAAPVVMMATHEPSADLAPKKKPRKSSMPVKIEKEIIDTADEFDDEDDDPNDGGAVVNDGSHDNHCHSQEEMSPGMSVKDFSKHSRTRCISRTEIRRADSMTSEDQEPERDYENESESSEPKLGEESMEGDEHMHGEVSEKVLMNSERPDENHSEPSHQDVIKVKEEFTDPTYDMFYMSQYGLYNGGGASMAALHESFTSSLNYGSPQKFSPEGDLCSSPDPKICYVCKKSFKSSYSVKLHYRNVHLKEMHVCTVAGCNAAFPSRRSRDRHSANINLHRKLLTKELDDMGLDSSQPSLSKDLRDEFLMKIYGAQHPLGLDVREDASSPAGTEDSHLNGYGRGMAEDYMVLDLSTTSSLQSSSSIHSSRESDAGSDEGILLDDIDGASDSGESAHKAEVPTLAGSLGADVSGSLMFNSLSGSNGGIMCNICHKMYSNKGTLRVHYKTVHLREMHKCKVPGCNMMFSSVRSRNRHSQNPNLHKNIPFTSVD
- the BNC2 gene encoding zinc finger protein basonuclin-2 isoform X5 → MQFGTRTTPAEPGFMGTWQNADTNLLFRMSQQVPVACAGRVLGADFCPNLEEPDQRLEVQAIRCTLVNCTCECFQPGKINLRTCDQCKHGWVAHALDKLSTQHLYHPTQVEIVQSNVVFDISSLMLYGTQAVPVRLKILLDRLFSVLKQEEVLHILHGLGWTLRDYVRGYILQDAAGKVLDRWAIMSREEEIITLQQFLRFGETKSIVELMAIQEKEGQAVAVPSSKTDSDIRTFIESNNRTRSPSLLAHLENSNPSSIHHFENIPNSLAFLLPFQYINPVSAPLLGLPPNGLLLEQPGLRLREPSLSTQNEYNESSESEVSPTPYKNDQTPNRNALTSITNVEPKTEPACVSPIQNSAPVSDLSKTEHPKSSFRIHRMRRMGSASRKGRVFCNACGKTFYDKGTLKIHYNAVHLKIKHRCTIEGCNMVFSSLRSRNRHSANPNPRLHMPMLRNNRDKDLIRATSGAATPVIASTKSNLTLTSPGRPPMGFTTPPLDPVLQNPLPSQLVFSGLKTVQPVPPFYRSLLTPGEMVSPPTSLPTSPIIPTSGTIEQLPPLPSEPAAPVVMMATHEPSADLAPKKKPRKSSMPVKIEKEIIDTADEFDDEDDDPNDGGAVVNDGSHDNHCHSQEEMSPGMSVKDFSKHSRTRCISRTEIRRADSMTSEDQEPERDYENESESSEPKLGEESMEGDEHMHGEVSEKVLMNSERPDENHSEPSHQDVIKVKEEFTDPTYDMFYMSQYGLYNGGGASMAALHESFTSSLNYGSPQKFSPEGDLCSSPDPKICYVCKKSFKSSYSVKLHYRNVHLKEMHVCTVAGCNAAFPSRRSRDRHSANINLHRKLLTKELDDMGLDSSQPSLSKDLRDEFLMKIYGAQHPLGLDVREDASSPAGTEDSHLNGYGRGMAEDYMVLDLSTTSSLQSSSSIHSSRESDAGSDEGILLDDIDGASDSGESAHKAEVPTLAGSLGADVSGSLMFNSLSGSNGGIMCNICHKMYSNKGTLRVHYKTVHLREMHKCKVPGCNMMFSSVRSRNRHSQNPNLHKNIPFTSVD